AATTGCATATTTACTTATCGCCGGGAGATAACaattgactgctgctgctgctgctgctggagtcgcGCAAAAATCCCAGCGaactttattaaaattatgcaaaaaaaagaatgtcgaataaaaagcaaatgccGATGAATAAAACGCAAAAGAGCCCGGACAAGGGCCAGAAGAAAACCCCAAATTAAATGGGATACAAAAGGGAGAGGCAAAAAGCAGCGGTTGGAGGCATGCCCCCACAAAgggatggcagcagcagcagcagcagcatatgtCGGGCAGGACTCTCTGTTGGCATTCTCCTGCCGTGTGCAGTCAACAGGATGCAAAAGTGCAGTCGATTAACGGAAGCGCAGCCCAGGGTGCGAGATCCTTTCTCCTCGCcacagaccccagaccccagacctcgtctgcctgtctgcacGGGAATGCCACAGGACGGGCGTGTCCTGTCGGcgcatgcatatgtatttatacccgggactcgaagagtaaatagggtatattgtatttgtgcggataacggttgtatgtaacgcacagaaggaaacgtttccgaccccataaagtatatatattcttgatcagcatcaatagtcgagtcgattgggccatgtctgtctgtccgtctgtccgtccgtccgtctgtccgtctgtccgtccgtccgtctgtccgtcttgtttgtcggctagttctcagagactataagagctagagccaccaaattttggcaccagactgctgtatgctcacactgaaaccagtgtatttaaaaatgagccccgcccccttccgcccccgcaaaagggcgaaaacctcccaaatcgacaattttgaagatagcagaaaactaaaaacgctattccgtagggaatggccatatctatcagatcaccaaattgggttCCGATTGggtcattattatagccacaatgaagaaatttcagtgtaattttcagtggccaaacacacaccgtcccgcagcttatagcagcacactctgcttcgcgcagtttatggcctctgccccttacgtctctgccgctgcctctgccgcgactctgccctgactctgcaaagtgtgtctctaggggagggtgacgagctaaaggagcgtgttggcgggagtagtgttgttgatgtagatgacagatgaagaaaatatgtaaaatttgacaaataaccgctaagttgcagatgtagtactgagtgccgggtataaaagttgtgacgcgtaagaagcgtctcacacgtcccttctcgtttttattaaatttaataaagctgcaattatgcaatttacaatttacttttgtggcatttgtcACGCCCGCGTCGGAGTCAAAGCGAAACCCAGAgaattggaaattaatttggaTGCGGTTGCAACAGAGAGGGGCACGAGGCACGAGGCACGAGGaaataaaacattcaaaaaTGTGCGAAATGTGCAGCAGACACTAATGGAGTGAGTGCGTGGCCTTTAGAAGGAGTTTTTATGTACCTTTCAAGGCgttacatatgcaaatatgtaaatatgtaatatctacatatttctgtgcatatttacatttaagtatgtaaatatacattttccaAGCGCTCAATCAAAGGTCATTATGTGAAGTTTAAGCCATAAATGCAGACCAAATTCTATGTTCTCATCAGTTGTAATGATATTGTGTGCGCCTCGTAAAACATGAAGCataaacacagaaaaataaagataaagacAAAGTCAGCGCACATCAATTGACATTTTTGGCACTCAACAAAAAGGCGAAcaaaacagccaacaaaagaCCGAACACAACAGAAAGAACTCCGATGCCAAGCGTTCGATAGAAAAATCATTACGTTGAGTAAATAATGTCGAGGTAAACAATTTAGcggaaaaggaaagaaaagccaGACAACAAGCATcagaaaatggaaatagtAATGAAAATGGTGGCAAGAAAAAGTCAATCAATCGAGCTTGTTGTTGCAGGAAATTGTCAAAAATATTGACAGCCAAGGCGGCGTGGAGCCCAGCCTGGAGACACTTTGTATTATTGAACGGCAGACAGACAAGGCCGCCCGAAAGGTGCCGAGGGTGACAATGGCCATGACGACTGCGGCTCCGGTTAGACTCTGCTCCCATTTCCGCTTTACTTTTATACCGCGCTGCCATGTGGGCCACGGGGCAGGTGAGGCACAAACAAAACCGCACACGAAATCAATGTAATTGACGAACTGACTGGGAACGGAATCGTGTCGCTTATTGTGGCAACAAGTCGACAGGATGGCGCCTCCCCTCGAGCGCGCGCgctccttttgtttgtctctgcAATTCGATTGCACGGCAGTTTTCAGCGGGTTCTCTTCTGCCGTTTTGCTCCGTGTGATTTCATTCTTTATTCCTCacctttttgttgcctgcctgactgcgaATGGCTTTTGAAATGGTTCCGTGCCATTTCTGTTGACAGTAAAAGCCGCttaatgatttcattttgttagCAAATAAGATTTCtggtttttttggggcaggttcggtggcagacacacacccggaacatgaaaataaatgtttcaaaaacaaatacagtCTGAAAACTCTTTTTTGGCTTAGAAAAACAAGCTCTCGGcattcagcttcagctttaaATAATTCACAGCTCAGAGAATAAACGAACTGAGGCTCTGTGCAccttttaaataaaaaccacGTCAATTTCTAAGCGCAACTGCAGCGCAGTTTTGTTGAAATTTCCACCTTTTCGCGATTAAACTGAAAAGTGTTTACTGGCCCAAAGGCGGCACCAACGAGGGCAaagttttcacatttttgtttaacaTCTTCCAAATGcctttctatttttttcgttcgttttctTGCTGCAATGCATAATGGAATTAGTTAAATTTCGCTTTGCAGAAAAACTTTCGCTGAACTTGTGCCAAAAAGTTAGCTTCCCGTTTCCTCCCTTTTTGTCGGGAACGGAATGCTATGCGTTTCTGATGACGTTGTAGAACCGTTTCCCGTTCGCGAGCTGCTTGCAGTGGGAAACTTTTTTACTTGGAACAACATTGGCCCGACACTCGctcaaattgtaattaaaatatttatgaatttgtcTAGCAGCGGAAGGCCGCACGAAGCGAAAGGCCAGCACATCTTGATTGAACGCGAGGAATGGTCGCAAATGACGTCTTGCCGACGTCACTCCTGAAATAACCATCTACATATGTGCAGATGTATGTAAagatgtacgagtatgtacggatgtatgtaaagatgtacgagtatgtatttAGGTATGTAAATGCAAGGAAAACCCCcaattagcaaacaaaattcaagGCAATTACAAGAtcttttttcacacaaaaaccagctattgtttgcatttatttgcatatttaacaAATTCTGACTAACAAACAATAATTATGGATTAATACCCTTTGCGGAGAGTCGTGCAATTGTAAGCAGACACTTGCCCCAATGCTCTACTGAAGTGTATCTTAAATCCGGCGAAAATCTTTTCATTCCGCTGTTTCGTGTTCATTAGCAGACAATTGTTTGTTGCCAATCCGGGTTCCATAACCGGTATAGCTGGCAGCGATAAAAGTATTGAATTCAGCTTTGTGTTGAGTAATTAGCAAATTTTGTAATGCGAACGATTGAATAGCATCCACACGGGGCTCTCAAGAAAGTTCTTTGCTGGAAGCTAATCACAATTTAGCCACACCCATAATGGGGATTTGTCCAGAGCTAATACACGGTCCAGCATACAGTGCGCAGCATATTGCACAGCAAATTGGCATTTCTTTATGTCTTTGCCAGCCAACAAGCGAGTACGAGCCGCACTCCACGCAACTGGAAGCCGGCTACCAACTTTGCTCAGTCGCCTGCTTTATGTCTGCTCATTATTGATGACTTAATTCCGCTTGATTTATTGAGGCCACAAACAAACGGTCGGTCAGCAGGCCATTTGGTATGCACACGTACCCGGGCAGGACCACAGAACCAGCATCCTGTGCCGGAGAGTGGAGAGGCTAGAGAACgtgtttaataaataaaacagcaacaaatgctgcagctgaatgTGAGAAAATTAAGTGGAAGTGGAGCCCTAATCCAATATATTTTAcctgcatttattttcatctATTTGCAGACTGAGCAGCTCCATTGCATGCCAGAAAATCCTCTGAACCTGTTAATGAAATGAAGTGCAGCTCCCTCCACTGGCCATTTCCAGTATTCTTGCTCCATTCATCAATTCGAGAGGATGAAAAATGGCTTGCAGATAGAGACTtgaaaaatgcagcagcaaactgcaAGAGAATTTCGCAACAGAAACGAATCCAAACTCGATTTGTGCACAcggtaattaaaatttaatcatTGGACATTAGTGCTcgtatttacacacacacggagcagggagcaggccCCACCCTGGGAGGCTGTCAAGAGCCATTGAagaagcgaaaagcgaaaaggaCTGGGAGCGGGAGACTGGAACGAATGAATGGAGCCACCATGCTCACAGATGAGTGAGAGTTCGATAGTCTGTTGCAGTGCAATGAAATGAGCTCTTTTGAGGTTTGACCACgtagctcacacacacacacatgcacacactcgTTTCTATCTCTGCATTCAACGGCATGTAAATGTGCATCCCGTTGCCGCTCTGCGACTGCGGAGGAAAGCTCATCGATTAAGAGCTTtgggtcgctgctgctgggggtgGGGCACccttgtctgtgtctgcgtctgtctCTGCGCTaactgtttattttgttgccaaGGCATTTAAGTCGGGGAGAGGGGGCTGGCGGATCAGTTTCGCTGCGCTTCGGGGCTTTTAATAGATTTCTGCTAATGacatgcaattaattttgtggtttttaaaCCGGCAGCATAAACTTTGGCAAACGCAAAAAACGAACCCACATGCGCATCATCAAAGGATTGCGGGGCTTAATCAGTTGGTTTCCATTAGCAGGAGGAACGAAAcagtttattaatttatttaatggcACTCATAAACACTCCCAGAAGTGTTAATAAATAGTTACTGATACTTAAAGTTGTTTATTGTTCCTAAAGATAAATGCCTAAAAATGATAGAAATTCACCAAAAGTCGACCTACAGCCCCTTCGCCCTTTTGCCAGCCATCCCAAGCTTTTATCTAACAACAAAGGCCACACATGGAATACACAATGTTGTCCCATCCCTTCCCGCAGCGAGCAGGCAGTGACCCATGACCATGGCCGAGAGGCAGGTGGGCCTTCGATGGCAATTAACTTTATAACATTTGCATGCCCCCAAGGCCCCATGGACCCATGGCCGCATGTGCACTGTGCTCCTGGTAATGCACGCCAGTTGATGAATTGGAAATTGTGGTTAATGGGTGGCCAGAGGGGGGTGGGCATTGACAATGGGGAAGATGACAATAAGCTGGAAAAAAAGTGGCCCCAACCAAGAGTCTAGACTTTTAATTAGAGCGACCAACTGAGCCTACAGCCTGGAAGTGTGTCCTCGGATCATACTCGTCGTAGCTCgcatgcaaaacttttttgcGAGAAACTTTCCCACTTGttattgaatttttgaattttttcccattttctctACCGAAAGTTGACAGATTTGCAGAGGAAAATTAACAAGTTCCGTGCCCAAAACTtatttctctcctttttgATGGCAAGAAGctggaaaaaataaactttatcCTGCTGCCAATCGAGTGCAGTCGAGTCTGCTGCAATGCTAAAAATGTGCTAAAAACTATGTGGACACGGAAGAGTCTCGCTCCCTTTTCGGCAGCAGCTGTTTCCCGTTTCCCATTTCCAGTTTCCCGTTTGCCGGAGAGGCCACGGAAACTTAAGAAGTAGTAGAAGTCGCAGACATTTCTGTGTTACGGTATTTTAATGTTGTTctgggcagcggcggcagcttcaCTTCCGGCTTGCATCGCTTAACAGCCGGGCCAACGGTGTTTGTTGGAAATTACTTGAGCTGCAAAGTTACCCGATTAGaacttgcaaatatttgctgttaGAACAGATCAAAGTTCGTTTTATAGTTACAGATTTTCGCATGTTTGCTTATGGAACtccttttcccatttttggGGGCAATCGTAAGCTATTCTGCCGGGATAATCAATCGATTTAGATTCACGGCATGCAACGGACACGGGCTCAGCTGTTGATGTGCCCCAGCCAATTATCATCTCTGATTTGAGAGCATAGACATTGCATGAAAGTTTTATAAAACCCATAAACACCCATTGGTTGGACCCGAGTCTGGCCCGACTACTGACCCCAATAAATACGAGCAGCCCGGAGTTCACATGGCTGGGCGACCCGTTCCCTGTTCATTTATGCAAAAGGAGAACCCGAATGGAGTGTGTGCCGgaaaaccacacacaacattataaacattttcaagttCTACGCCCGCTCGTTTACACTTTTAAGCCCAACTTCGAGTATGTTCTGAAGCGGCACAAAACAAGACAAATGAGCTAATTTCGCAGGCAGAAGGGACAGCCGGATAATGCCGAGCACAGCACAGGGTCAGGCCATAATAAATTGTGCACAAATGtgatatttatatgcatttgtTATGCAGACATAAGCCGCAAGCAAACCGACCGGTTGCTGGCTGCCCTCCCCCATAAATCTATAGGCGCACAGAAGACGCTCTTTCGACCCGCAATATATCATCAGGGCATTATGGTGGCTGCAAGTCTGCTTTTTTTATGTGCTGCTTACAATGTGAAACATTAAATAAAGTATGGAATATTCGAAGACGGAATTGATGTATTCAAATGATGGCTTTAATTGCCTTTGCTTGTCCGACCACACACTTGTCACCGCGGAACCAATTTGAAATGGAACTACATGCACGCCGAGCCACTCGAACCAGCCAGCCCCTGGCACTCAGCTCTCGTGTGTGGCTTGTGACTTGGAATTTATGAACTCCATTTCGCATGTACGCCATTGTAAAGATTAATTGCCACAGCTCTGCCACTCTACGCTCCTATTCTCTTTTGGATTGTATGCTCCCCACGGGGCTTGTTGTTATCATTCAAACGCAGGCCCCTGTTgggagttttgtttttttgtgttggccaGTGACAGGGTGAAGCACCACCCGGCAAAAGCTGTGGAGAGCAATAGAGCTCAAGGAATGACACCGATATGCAGTCGAGTTATGGCTTAAATTTAGCTGAAAGGCAGGCTTTGATTTGAGCAAAAACTGAACCAAGAAACATCAATAATTTCTAGACTGGAAACCATCAATGGACGAGTAATACTGGCACGCATTTCCATGATGCTGTACTCGTAATTTACGAAACTTTTTAACTTGCAGACTTTGTGAAGTGCCTCCATGGTGGGTTATATTGTTTCTGGGTTCCGTAGTATTCATTCAGGGCAGCTCGCCTTTATCATTATGGTCGTAAAGAGCACGCGCCCCTTCCGCTCATTATTCTACTTAAACTTTGATGAGTCTCGGcgctttgttgtttctgcctGGGTTTTCACTGTATTTTAATTGGCTTTTTATTGATTCGACTGTGAAATAAATGTACTTCCGGGGCCAATTGAGAGAGCTCCAAAGGCTTGTGAATATTCGAGTGAGGGCGGTCTGTGGCGGAAATTATGCCAacttttgcttggcttttttATGGAAGTCAATGAACGGGTCTGGCCTGGCTACCTGCAGTAGAGTAAAATAATTACTCGGTCAAGAAGTTCCAATTGATAAGGGGAGAAATGCTATTACGTATCCTTACATAAGGGAAGCTAACACTATTCTATGGTCCAGCTGATTGAGAATCATGTTATGCGAATGGAACCTTTGTCACTGAGACAGTACAACAGTACAACAGTACAGTTAAGCTAATGAGCTTTTTCACtagaagcgagagagagcgaaagaagcGATAGAAAGAGAGCGTTGGATCAGGTAGCTAGCGGCTGTTGCTGGATGGATGCAGAGaaagagcgcgagagagcTGCAGCAATGAAGAAGGCGGGATAGATAGACGAGAGAACGGCCGCTGCCATGCGTAAGCATACATgcatctgtacatacatacatacatctatacATGTGCATTTATTCTATAAATAGATGTACAGTGAGCAGtgcaaataaaagagaataaaTGTGGCTTTTCGTTGTTGTGCTCCACTACTTACATATGTTTGAGCTGATTTAGAAGATTCTGGCTTCGATGCAAGTCGAAAACTTTGAAGGGAAATATTAGGTTCCGAGAGTTGATATCTTaacctgtttttgttttaactttTAGTAATGGTATGTATTTATCGAAGAGTTCACAAATTGGAAAAAGTCGCTGCACCAATGGGAATATTATTTGCGCCACGAAGGAGTGACTGGGGAAACAAGCTCattaaaaagaaatgttttcaCCAACCAACTTCAAAGTTGACTTTCGAGAAAACTCTCCTAGAACAGAGAATGCAGAAAAGTTTACTTAAGCTgggaagaaggagaaggaatgGCAGAGCTTCAGCGGAAGGCAAACAATTGTCATGAGACGCACAATGAGGACACAGATCAAAGTCAGGCGAACAGACACGAGTCTCCCCTCTTTTCCTAGGGAACGCAGCAGAACTCATTttgaaaaattacaattacaatcaGAATGAAAGGCCAGCAACACCTGTGTCAACAGACCAGAGACCCCCAAGTGACCAGGGGCGGCTCTCCCACTGGCTGGTGTGCCTCGGAGCTCGAACAATCAATCATGCTTGCAGTCCGATTCTAATCCTAGAGCCAAATGAAGGCTCCGCCTTCTAGCTGGCAGGTCCCCCAGGGATGGCAGAGTCATTTTGTGTGGAGGCCaacaattaataaattgaGCTTAATTAAATAAGTGCCAACATTTTGCAGGAGCTGGGACACAAAGGCCCGTTGACGTTGCCTGTgacgttgccgttgccgttacCGTTGCTGCCACCTCTTGCACAGGCGAatgcaaatcattttaatGCGTTTAATTAAAAGGAGGAGGCAGCGCACAACTTTTCCTGCCTTTTCCGCctcaaaagaaaagcgaaaagttgGAAATCATATTTACCCCCAGCCTCCTCAGAAACGGCTGCTAATGGAGTAAAGTGAGAGCACACACATCAGGACCCAAGCAAATTGAgtgctaattaaattaaaaacgaagtaaaaatagtttcacAAAAGTCAGCCCAGCCCTCTGTGCCGTCTCCCTCGCTTGTTTCTCGACATCCcccctctgcctcttcctcgATCTTGTTCCACTTATTTTCGTGTAAATGAGCTCGAACTTGTTTTGCCAACGGTTAATGTGTTCAAGCTACACAAGGAGCCCGTAGGCAGAGAAGGAGGCAACGGCAAGGCTGCATACATGCTCGAGCGAACACTGCACAACAATTTTTCTAGTTTTGGTACGACACTAATACACATGTGGATTTTGGTAGAGGAGAGGAATTCTGTTTCTGTGGAAGACGTTCATACTTATATTTTAGTCGTGCTAGAAGCTCCATACAATAAAGGTAAACTTCTGATCTTCTACGTCCTTTGTTATGAAGTACATATTATGAAAGCTGCTCCCGACATCCCCCTCTTCCCCTGCCACTGACCCGATCTTGTTCTATTTCTTTTCGTCCCAAGGCGGAGGCGCAGGCAAAGACAAGGCTGCATACATGTTCGATCGAGCACAGCACAACAATTTTACTAGTTTTATTACAACACTAATCCACATGTGGCTCTTGGTGGAGAAAATGGAATCTGTTTCTGCGGAAGGTCTTCATACGGACAGAATGGTTTTAATAGCTCTAATAACGTACACTGGAACACCGTAAAACCATTTGTAATCGCGCCCATTTTCGTGCAGTGTGTTTTAAGCCATTCAAATCCGTTGCTGaggaaaaacaattgcaaattaGATATGCGCATATGTTtgtgcaaatggcaaacaacttaaaaacccaaaacaggAAAGAAACGCCGAGAGCAAGCCCCCAAAAACAGGGGAGGACAAGGCATATCCTGCcccagctgaagctgaggctcCGCCACAAGGGCAACCACGGAGCTGAAGTGATTGCAAACAGGATGAAAGTGCAGCCAGGACAAAGAAACCAACAAACTGAATCGCTCGGCTCGAGCCGGAGCGGTAGGTCGCAAGGGGCAGCCAGAACGGAAAACGGAAGTGCAAGGAGCTGCACAAGACACTGCACAGAGCCacaaccaccagcagcagcctcctctGTTGCAGTCAAGGAGCAAGCGGGCTAATGCCAACTGGATCCGTAGCTGGTTCTCGGCtgtgccgagtgccgagtgccggCTGGCGTCTTgtaggagcagcatcagccgtGGCCTGAAGCGTGCTTGAGATGCAAAGTAAATGCAAAACCACAGCAAATTATGTTGAGAGGGAGTCGGAAGCTGTTCGGAGCATCGACTCGGGCAGACAGAGAAGGAGTGGCAGCCCTCTGTGGGAGCCGCTCAAGTGATTTTCCCAGAGTGGAGTAGAAGCCTCGAGCAGGTGTCTGTTTAACCATTATGTTTAGTTGCAGGCAATTTGTTCTTGGCCGTGTTGCCAAGGTAAACTATTTTTCTCCAAGTTCcactctgcggctgctgcctgaaCAACACTCTCCAACAAAGTGCTGCGAAATCCATCAAGAGATTAAAGAGTGCATCGAAGGAGCGACTCAATCTAAGGTAACTTTATTGATAAATCAAATGCAGAATGTGGTTGCAGCTCAGAGCTCATCGTGGAGCAACGTATAGCGATGCTTGGACGGACCCAGCTCCTTGAAGGTGGACACGGGCCTGGGTGGATTCTGTTCATCTCTGGGTGGATTCTGTTCAATTATCTTACGATCCACAACGGTTTGGTTGCTGCTAAAATCCTGCATGAACTGCTGGAGCCTGCCCGGTATGTACATGTCGGAGAATTTTGTGAACGGATACATAAATTTGAGCGAATCGATGGCTATGATGGGCAAGTTCTTGGCGCTCAGGCCCATGTGCTTCACGGAGTGCTCGAACTTCCAGCCATCCACGGTAACAAAGTTGAACTTGCTCCGTTGATCGGAGAGCTGCATTTCCACAATCGCCTTGAAGTCCTTAATGGAGACGTCGTCCTCGGGCAGgtggaagagcagcagcagcggcagcctctcCTCGATCAACTCCTCCACATTCGCAAAGTTCACCGCCCGCACCAGAGGCACACACTTGGCCAATGTCCAAGGCTCTACTTGCGCGGGATCCTCGAGACTTCCAGCATAGAATTCATCCTGTCCGTGTGTGCGGGCGACGTCCGGACGGAACACCAGAGCGGGAAGCTGCCTGGGGATTGCTCCCTTGTGCTCCAGATCCGGATCCAGATCGTCTCCGATGTGCAAATAGAAGTCGCAGTCATTTTTGAAGCGATCAGCCATCATTTGGAAGATCCCATAAGCCGGATTCTCAGTGTCCGCAATGTAAGCGATGACGGCACGCCTTTTAGGAT
The sequence above is a segment of the Drosophila subobscura isolate 14011-0131.10 chromosome U, UCBerk_Dsub_1.0, whole genome shotgun sequence genome. Coding sequences within it:
- the LOC117900417 gene encoding endoplasmic reticulum resident protein 44-like → MKLYVAGLLLLQLLWHTLEQAELVPSPAGISNVTQISAANINSTLSSNEVLFLNFYADWCHFSKRLAPVFEHAATQLKLEFPEPGKVQLGRVDCVKEVALADLHDIQKFPTLRLFYRGQPVRREYRGLRTSEALVKYVKSQLRSAIVEFNNSEDLAEIDPKRRAVIAYIADTENPAYGIFQMMADRFKNDCDFYLHIGDDLDPDLEHKGAIPRQLPALVFRPDVARTHGQDEFYAGSLEDPAQVEPWTLAKCVPLVRAVNFANVEELIEERLPLLLLFHLPEDDVSIKDFKAIVEMQLSDQRSKFNFVTVDGWKFEHSVKHMGLSAKNLPIIAIDSLKFMYPFTKFSDMYIPGRLQQFMQDFSSNQTVVDRKIIEQNPPRDEQNPPRPVSTFKELGPSKHRYTLLHDEL